Proteins encoded in a region of the Synechococcus sp. BIOS-U3-1 genome:
- the lpxC gene encoding UDP-3-O-acyl-N-acetylglucosamine deacetylase, with protein sequence MVFWPHDYDGAWTLEGPARRSGIGLHSGEQVSVTLQPSLEPGVWVSWPAIGSEPLQLKPSQVRDSPLCTTLELGDRKLATVEHLLAAIAGCGLTHVHLEVEGNEIPLLDGSSQGWVEAIAEAGLAPASTPAPARPQLQQAIALHRGSSVITATPAEEFMLVGVIDFPQPAIGRQQCALALTPESFVAEIAPARTFGFREQVDQLRAAGLIQGGALDNALVCDGDHWLNPPLRYPDEPVRHKLLDLIGDLALVGFPRAQVLVYRGSHGLHTDLAAVLADRSDAQP encoded by the coding sequence ATGGTCTTCTGGCCTCATGATTACGACGGAGCCTGGACCCTTGAGGGGCCAGCCCGCCGCAGCGGCATTGGTCTACATAGCGGTGAGCAGGTCTCCGTCACCCTGCAACCCTCTCTCGAGCCTGGTGTCTGGGTGAGCTGGCCAGCAATCGGCAGTGAACCGCTCCAGCTGAAGCCTTCCCAGGTGCGTGACAGCCCTCTCTGCACCACCCTCGAGTTGGGTGATCGCAAGCTCGCCACGGTGGAGCATCTGCTCGCTGCAATCGCTGGATGTGGTCTCACGCACGTCCATCTCGAAGTGGAAGGCAACGAGATTCCTCTTCTGGACGGCTCCTCTCAGGGATGGGTGGAAGCGATCGCCGAAGCAGGTCTTGCTCCGGCATCAACGCCTGCTCCCGCTCGGCCCCAACTGCAGCAAGCGATCGCTCTCCATCGAGGCAGCAGTGTGATCACCGCTACGCCAGCTGAGGAGTTCATGCTGGTTGGCGTCATTGATTTCCCCCAGCCGGCCATCGGTCGTCAGCAATGTGCTCTGGCGCTGACGCCCGAAAGCTTTGTGGCAGAGATCGCTCCGGCTCGCACTTTCGGCTTTCGTGAGCAAGTGGATCAATTGCGTGCAGCGGGGCTGATTCAGGGTGGTGCCCTCGATAATGCTCTGGTTTGTGATGGCGACCACTGGCTGAATCCACCTCTGCGCTATCCCGATGAACCGGTGCGCCATAAGCTTCTTGACTTGATCGGTGATCTGGCGCTTGTGGGCTTTCCGCGGGCGCAGGTGTTGGTCTACCGCGGCTCCCATGGTCTGCACACCGACCTGGCAGCGGTCCTGGCCGATCGATCCGATGCTCAGCCCTGA